A window of Acidobacteriota bacterium contains these coding sequences:
- a CDS encoding 50S ribosomal protein L15: MNLSQIHKPEGATHPRKRVGRGMGSGHGKTSTRGHKGQRSRSGHRLLRGFEGGQMPIHRRLPKRGFHNLFRKRWAIVNLDQLAGLGVAEVSPKLLLDRGLIHHVYDGVKILGRGELTAPVQVTAHAFTASAKAKIEAAGGKAHVQA; encoded by the coding sequence ATGAACCTCAGTCAGATTCACAAACCCGAAGGCGCGACCCATCCGCGCAAGCGCGTTGGTCGCGGTATGGGCTCCGGCCACGGCAAGACCTCGACCCGCGGACACAAGGGACAGCGATCGCGCTCCGGCCACCGCCTGCTGCGCGGCTTTGAGGGCGGGCAGATGCCCATCCATCGCCGCCTGCCCAAGCGCGGTTTCCACAATCTGTTCCGTAAGCGCTGGGCCATTGTCAATCTCGATCAGCTCGCGGGGCTGGGCGTGGCCGAAGTTTCCCCCAAACTGCTGCTCGACCGCGGCCTCATCCATCACGTCTACGATGGAGTTAAAATTTTAGGACGGGGCGAGCTCACGGCGCCGGTACAGGTTACCGCCCACGCCTTCACCGCCTCGGCGAAAGCCAAGATCGAAGCTGCCGGAGGCAAAGCGCACGTCCAAGCCTAG
- a CDS encoding 50S ribosomal protein L30, whose product MPAPATIRIQYYRSAIGRSWRQKEIVRGLGLTKLQQVVERPDTPGFRGMVAKAPHLLRILPSAGKEPSR is encoded by the coding sequence ATGCCTGCGCCAGCCACCATCCGCATCCAGTACTACCGCAGCGCCATCGGCCGCTCCTGGCGGCAGAAGGAGATTGTGCGCGGCCTCGGTCTGACCAAGCTCCAGCAGGTGGTCGAACGCCCCGACACGCCCGGGTTTCGTGGTATGGTCGCCAAAGCGCCGCATCTGCTCCGCATTCTGCCATCCGCCGGGAAGGAACCGTCACGATGA
- a CDS encoding 30S ribosomal protein S5: MPAIKTRLNPDQYQLKDQVVSINRVTKVVKGGKNLSFAALVVVGDPGAGVVGYGSGKSKEVPSAIRKGIESAKKNLVQIHKLDVTIPHAVLGRYGSGRVLLKPAPAGTGVIAGGAVRAVMEAAGIPNVLTKSIGTTNPHNVIKATFAALQQLRDKQHVAALRGKAVEEI, translated from the coding sequence ATGCCCGCCATCAAAACCAGGCTCAACCCCGACCAGTACCAACTCAAAGATCAAGTCGTTTCGATCAACCGCGTGACCAAGGTCGTCAAAGGCGGCAAGAATCTCTCCTTCGCCGCTCTCGTCGTGGTCGGGGATCCGGGGGCCGGCGTCGTGGGCTACGGCAGCGGCAAAAGCAAAGAGGTTCCCAGCGCCATCCGCAAAGGCATCGAGTCGGCCAAGAAAAACCTGGTGCAAATCCACAAGCTGGACGTCACCATTCCCCATGCCGTGCTGGGCCGCTATGGCAGCGGCCGCGTGCTGCTCAAGCCAGCCCCGGCTGGAACCGGCGTCATTGCCGGTGGCGCCGTCCGCGCCGTCATGGAGGCGGCCGGAATCCCCAATGTGCTGACCAAGAGCATCGGCACCACCAATCCCCACAACGTCATCAAGGCCACCTTCGCCGCTCTGCAGCAATTGCGCGACAAGCAGCACGTCGCCGCGCTGCGCGGCAAGGCGGTCGAGGAAATCTGA
- a CDS encoding 50S ribosomal protein L18: protein MIQPSAKNEHRRIRQRRARRHLAGSAQRPRLSVFRSLHHIYAQVIDDDQGATLASASSRTLDLKSGGNRAAAEAVGRAVAERALAGGISTVVFDRGGYPYHGRVQALAEAARAAGLKF from the coding sequence ATGATTCAGCCCAGCGCGAAAAATGAGCACCGCCGCATCCGCCAGCGCCGCGCCCGCCGCCATCTGGCGGGCAGCGCGCAGCGGCCCCGGCTGAGCGTCTTCCGCTCACTGCACCACATCTATGCCCAGGTCATCGATGACGATCAAGGCGCCACCCTGGCCTCCGCCTCCAGCCGTACGCTCGATCTGAAGTCGGGCGGCAATCGGGCTGCCGCCGAGGCCGTGGGCCGCGCCGTCGCCGAGCGCGCTCTCGCCGGCGGCATCTCCACCGTGGTCTTCGATCGCGGTGGCTACCCCTATCACGGCCGCGTCCAGGCGCTGGCCGAGGCGGCGCGCGCCGCCGGCCTCAAATTCTAA
- a CDS encoding 50S ribosomal protein L6 — MSRVGKKPITVPANVQVTLEPGRIQTKGPRGVMTVTLPEGIRLLQDKSELVAERAGEQYAAVHGLARSLVANAVFGVSQGFQKELDIVGVGYRAEMKGKSILVLSLGFSHQIEYPVPPTVAVAVDAKQTHITISGADRQQVGQVAADLRALRPPDPYKNKGVRYTGERLKKKEGKTGAK, encoded by the coding sequence ATGTCACGTGTGGGTAAAAAACCGATAACTGTGCCGGCGAATGTGCAGGTGACGCTTGAACCCGGGCGCATCCAGACCAAAGGCCCGCGCGGCGTTATGACCGTGACGCTGCCGGAAGGCATCCGTCTGCTCCAGGACAAATCCGAGCTCGTGGCCGAACGCGCCGGCGAGCAGTACGCCGCCGTACACGGCCTGGCGCGCTCGCTGGTGGCCAACGCGGTATTTGGTGTCAGTCAGGGATTTCAGAAAGAGCTCGACATTGTTGGCGTCGGCTACCGCGCCGAGATGAAGGGCAAAAGCATCCTGGTGCTCAGCCTCGGCTTCAGCCATCAGATCGAGTACCCCGTTCCACCCACGGTGGCCGTGGCCGTCGATGCCAAGCAGACCCATATCACCATTTCCGGGGCCGACCGCCAGCAGGTCGGCCAGGTGGCCGCCGATCTGCGCGCCCTGCGCCCGCCCGACCCCTACAAGAACAAGGGCGTGCGCTATACCGGCGAGCGGCTCAAGAAGAAGGAAGGCAAGACCGGAGCCAAGTAG
- a CDS encoding 30S ribosomal protein S8, producing the protein MSLTDPVADLLTRIRNAVHAHHANLNLPSSKLKLEIVRILQSEGYVGEFKLQDDKGHPRIQVELKYGPNDQPVISNLRRISQPGCRVYVGTHQIRPVLGGMGISILSTPRGVMTGREARKQRVGGELLCEVW; encoded by the coding sequence ATGAGTTTGACTGATCCCGTCGCCGATTTGCTGACCCGCATCCGGAACGCCGTGCATGCCCATCACGCCAACCTGAATCTGCCCAGCTCGAAGCTCAAGCTCGAGATTGTGCGCATCCTGCAAAGCGAGGGGTACGTCGGCGAGTTCAAGCTGCAGGACGATAAGGGTCATCCCCGCATTCAGGTCGAGCTGAAGTACGGCCCCAACGATCAGCCGGTGATCAGCAACCTGCGCCGCATCTCGCAGCCCGGCTGCCGCGTCTACGTGGGTACGCACCAGATCCGGCCCGTGTTGGGTGGCATGGGCATTAGTATCCTTTCGACCCCGCGCGGGGTCATGACCGGCCGCGAGGCGCGCAAGCAGCGTGTCGGCGGCGAGCTGCTCTGTGAGGTCTGGTAA
- a CDS encoding type Z 30S ribosomal protein S14 → MATAARVAKNRKKPKYAIRLRHRCQLCGRPRAYLRKFGLCRLCFRSRALRGEVAGVTKASW, encoded by the coding sequence ATGGCCACTGCTGCCCGCGTCGCTAAGAATCGCAAGAAACCCAAATACGCCATCCGCCTGCGCCACCGCTGCCAGTTGTGCGGCCGTCCCCGCGCCTATCTGCGCAAATTCGGGCTCTGCCGGCTCTGCTTCCGTTCCCGCGCGCTGCGCGGCGAGGTCGCCGGCGTGACCAAGGCTAGCTGGTAA
- a CDS encoding 50S ribosomal protein L5 codes for MPARLQERYEKEIAPALMHEFGLTNRMAVPKLHKVVVNMGVGQATQNAKLMDTAVAEMGAICGQKPVVTRAKKSIAAFKLREGMAVGCAVTLRGVRMYEFLDRLMNIVLPRVRDFRGVSPKSFDGRGNYTLGLLDQTIFPEIDYAKVDLPKGMNVTVVTTARNDEQARSLLRQLGMPFRAN; via the coding sequence ATGCCTGCCCGGCTGCAAGAACGTTACGAAAAGGAAATCGCCCCCGCGCTCATGCACGAGTTTGGCCTGACCAACCGCATGGCCGTGCCCAAGCTCCACAAGGTGGTGGTGAATATGGGCGTCGGCCAGGCGACGCAGAACGCCAAGCTGATGGACACCGCGGTGGCGGAAATGGGCGCCATCTGCGGCCAGAAGCCGGTGGTGACGCGCGCCAAGAAAAGCATTGCCGCCTTCAAACTGCGCGAAGGCATGGCGGTGGGCTGTGCCGTCACCTTGCGCGGCGTCCGCATGTACGAGTTCCTCGACCGCCTGATGAATATTGTGCTGCCGCGCGTGCGCGATTTTCGCGGGGTGTCGCCCAAGAGCTTTGACGGCCGCGGCAACTACACCCTCGGCTTGCTCGATCAGACTATCTTCCCCGAAATTGACTACGCCAAGGTGGACCTGCCCAAAGGCATGAACGTCACCGTGGTCACCACCGCCCGCAACGATGAGCAGGCGCGCTCGCTGTTGCGGCAATTAGGCATGCCCTTCCGCGCCAACTAG
- a CDS encoding 50S ribosomal protein L24 yields MNIRKDDLVKVIAGRDKGKQGKVLRVYPDENRVLVERVMMIKRHTRPNPDHQIKGGIAEHESPIAVSSVMFVCPECGPVKMKRLPAAAEGRAGRQRACKKCGRVFDK; encoded by the coding sequence ATGAACATCCGCAAAGACGATCTCGTGAAAGTCATCGCCGGACGCGATAAAGGCAAGCAGGGCAAGGTCCTGCGCGTCTATCCCGACGAGAACCGCGTTCTGGTCGAACGCGTGATGATGATCAAGCGCCATACCCGTCCCAATCCGGATCACCAGATCAAGGGCGGCATCGCCGAACATGAATCGCCGATTGCCGTCTCCAGCGTCATGTTCGTCTGCCCGGAGTGCGGCCCGGTCAAGATGAAGCGTCTGCCCGCCGCGGCCGAGGGCCGCGCCGGCCGCCAGCGTGCCTGCAAAAAGTGCGGCCGCGTTTTCGATAAATAG
- a CDS encoding 50S ribosomal protein L14 yields the protein MVQMRTILAVADNSGARKLQVILPRGGSSGLHAGLGDVVTAAVKEAAPDGQAKKGTVVRVVIVRTRKETRRRDGTYIRFDQNAGVLINETGEPVGTRVFGPIARELREKKFLKIVSLAPEVL from the coding sequence ATGGTCCAAATGCGTACCATTCTCGCCGTCGCCGACAACAGCGGCGCGCGCAAGCTGCAGGTCATCCTGCCGCGGGGCGGATCCAGCGGGCTGCACGCCGGTTTGGGCGACGTGGTCACGGCGGCGGTCAAGGAGGCGGCTCCGGACGGCCAGGCCAAGAAGGGTACGGTGGTCCGTGTCGTGATCGTGCGCACCCGCAAGGAAACTCGCCGCCGCGACGGCACCTACATCCGCTTTGATCAAAACGCCGGGGTGCTCATCAATGAGACCGGCGAGCCGGTGGGCACGCGCGTATTCGGTCCCATCGCCCGCGAATTGCGGGAGAAGAAGTTCCTCAAGATTGTGTCGCTAGCACCGGAGGTGCTATAG